In Anser cygnoides isolate HZ-2024a breed goose chromosome 23, Taihu_goose_T2T_genome, whole genome shotgun sequence, the following are encoded in one genomic region:
- the PER3 gene encoding period circadian protein homolog 3 isoform X3, producing the protein MSRRRSASLLRDGRERAPGQPLGAGRGPALGCRAGRWERAGAAFNAAGLGKQEGGRREDAELRCGTRLGASSGRKRCDGPKSSRSDFFGYESNGSSAGSFRRQSEVNNSDQLDWSQSHKDLMMMMIQEMKKCLPEDKRSSSKPSTISALNYALQCVQQVQANKEFFQALNDRRVFQTDMMTYSIEELVTVASEHTPKNNDTFVAVFSLLSGRIVHISKQAASILNCKKKVLDSSRFVELLAPQDVSVFYTHTDQSHLPLWNVENQTASLYEYAQVKSFFCRIRGGKDQEQETHCYPFRITPYLVHVCTSVHIDAESCCLALAEKIHSGYEAPRIPMEKRIFTTTHTPGCVFLEIDDRAVPLLGYLPQDLIGTSMLMYLHPEDRPLMIAVHRKILKFAGQSPFEHLPIRFCTQNGDYVILDTSWSSFVNPWSRKVVFIIGRHKVRTSPLNEDVFAARNKETSSVEKEIRELQGQIYKLLLQPVHSSISSGYDSLGSSGSYEHYISIASSSDSNGNCAEETQEPITLQQVCADVNRIKNLGQQLYIASRSKPQNGNEQAMSSEMLGGKRHNASCFLQTVRSDSTEEPGNVLHDDSKKTPLVPSYQQINCVDSIIRYLESCSIPVLKRKCKSSTNTSSSSSDDEKKAPQSQQEFKALEDTAVLSSVNSQTPVSADWEEMLKKQTTAGVVGTPLADLTLSNKSPSVVSATSQCSYSSTIVHVPHPQSEVTTMEDTTDGNERMELRPVNALSLMVPEELKPVGLTKETLSAHTQKEEQNYVDKFRQRLLLSPFRTYLQQGSRSNSGHSCGQGDSPSKERSTASCKKGKHGKFKCQKPQRQSLDSHSCSKNRNSLPREKRTIRKQSFFPSEVSCLSSSSMNVFPPVGFPVYSDSLSNFPASPVGEELALCSLKPEPTSLSQLCCEAPSFPALYPPNLGTFMAVFFHSYPMYAQLPQYAFLPSPQYIYPPSSYPSTTLPLAPPPSAPSPIAPNSANQPFPASSATSTEEQQEGQHDWALQLSSSRGSSPLQLNLLQEELPKPVEPSIITDVKAQAEAKCDNDPEGSGNSASSYCASSEFTDHQLHEDSQLGTRSAASGSGSALFSSLDFHSNETSGYGTAGSGKSSKYFASNDSSETFKEEKNQEAKEKETPHKSKCESAWVMMDHTPEQVLMTYQMPNRIKEEVLKEDLAKLIVMQKQQPWFTDEQKEELAEVHAWIHTQSVPLQINTQGCVTCNNREASCEAAVADDNTENKGKSIPLLQH; encoded by the exons ATGTCCCGGCGCCGGAGCGCTTCCCTGCTCCGCGATGGACGGGAGCGAGCCCCAGGGCAGCCGCTCGGAGCGGGGCGCGGGCCGGCCCTCGGCTGCCGCGCCGGGCGCTGGGAGCGGGCGGGGGCGGCGTTTAACGCAGCTGGCTTGGGGAAGCAGGAGGGAGGGCGGCGGGAAGATGCGGAGTTACGTTGCGGTACACGCCTGGGAGCCAGCTCCGGTAGGAAGCGGTGCGATGGACCGAAATCCAGCAGAAGCGATTTCTTCGGCTACGAGTCGAACGGCAGTTCAGCTGGAAGTTTCAGGAGGCAGAGCGAAGTTAACAACAG TGATCAGTTGGATTGGAGCCAGTCTCACAAAGACCTCATGATGATGATGAtccaagaaatgaaaaagtgttTGCCTGAAGATAAAAGGAGTTCCAGCAAGCCCAGTACCATCAGTGCTCTCAATTATGCTTTGCAGTGTGTCCAACAGGTCCAAG caAACAAAGAGTTTTTCCAGGCCTTGAATGATCGAAGAGTGTTTCAGACAGATATGATGACATACAGCATAGAAGAGTTGGTGACAGTTGCATCAGAACACACTCCAAAAAACAAT GATACCTTTGTGGCTGTGTTTTCCCTGCTTTCTGGGCGCATAGTGCATATTTCCAAGCAGGCAGCATCTATTCTAAACTGTAAGAAGAAAGTGTTGGACTCTTCCCGGTTCGTAGAGCTGCTCGCCCCTCAGGATGTGAGTGTGTTCTACACACATACTGATCAGTCCCACCTGCCGCTTTGGAATGTGGAAAATCAAACAG CCTCTCTGTATGAATATGCCCAGGTGAAATCCTTTTTCTGCAGGATCAG gGGTGGTAAAGATCAAGAACAAGAAACGCATTGTTACCCATTCCGAATCACCCCGTACTTGGTCCACGTGTGTACTTCTGTCCACATAGATGCAGAATCCTGCTGCTTAGCTTTGGCTGAGAAAATCCACTCTGGATATGAAG CTCCTCGAATTCCTATGGAGAAAAGAATCTTCACCACCACTCACACTCCAGGATGTGTTTTTCTTGAGATAGATGATAG AGCAGTGCCTTTGTTGGGTTACTTACCTCAAGATTTAATTGGAACATCCATGCTGATGTATTTGCACCCAGAAGATCGTCCTTTGATGATTGCTGTTCACCGTAAAA TCTTGAAGTTTGCTGGCCAGTCCCCTTTTGAACACTTACCCATTAGATTTTGTACTCAAAATGGGGATTATGTCATACTGGATACCAGCTGGTCCAGTTTTGTGAATCCATGGAGCAGAAAAGTGGTGTTCATCATTGGCCGACACAAAGTCCGAAC AAGCCCTCTGAATGAAGATGTCTTTGCTgcaagaaataaagaaacaagcaGTGTTGAGAAAGAGATAAGAGAATTGCAAGGACAAATTTACAAGCTGCTTCTGCAG CCAGTTCATAGCAGCATTTCCAGTGGTTATGATAGCCTTGGTAGCAGTGGCTCTTATGAACACTATATCAGCATAGCATCTTCAAGTGACTCCAATGGGAACTGTGCAGAGGAAACACAAGAACCA ATAACTTTGCAACAAGTATGTGCAGATGTCAACCGAATAAAGAATCTGGGGCAGCAGCTGTATATTGCATCAAGGAGCAAGCCGCAGAATGGAAATGAACAGGCTATGAGTTCAGAAATGCTAGGAG gGAAGAGGCACAAtgcttcctgttttcttcagacagTGAGAAGTGATAGCACAGAAGAACCAGGCAATGTACTTCATGATGATTCAAAGAAGACTCCACTTGTTCCTTCCTATCAGCAGATCAATTGTGTTGATAGTATCATCAG ATACCTAGAGAGCTGCAGTATTCCAGTattgaaaaggaaatgtaaatcTTCTACAAatacatcatcatcatcttcagaTGACGAGAAGAAAGCCCCGCAAAGTCAGCAGGAATTCAAGGCATTGGAAG ATACTGCTGTCCTTTCATCAGTTAATTCCCAAACTCCAGTATCTGCTGATTGGGAAGAGATGCTGAAAAAGCAGACAACTGCAGGCGTTGTGGGAACTCCTCTGGCAGACCTGACCCTGTCCAACAAGTCTCCAAGTGTGGTATCTGCCACCAGCCAGTGCAGTTACAGCAGCACTATAGTGCATGTCCCGCACCCTCAATCAG AAGTGACTACAATGGAGGATACTACTGATGGAAATGAACGAATGGAACTGCGTCCTGTGAATGCTCTGAGTCTCATGGTGCCTGAGGAGTTAAAGCCTGTTGGGCTAACAAAAGAGACTTTGTCGGCCCACACTCAAAAGGAGGAGCAGAACTACGTGGACAAGTTCCGCCAGAGGCTCTTGCTCTCTCCATTTAGGACTTACCTTCAACAGGGTAGCAGAAGTAACAGTGGACATTCCTGTGGCCAAG GAGATTCCCCTTCAAAGGAGAGGAGTACAGCTAGCTGCAAAAAAGGCAAACATGGAAAATTCAAGTGCCAGAAACCTCAGAGACAGTCCTTAGATAGCCACTCTTgtagtaaaaatagaaatagtcTTCCACGTGAGAAGAGAACAATTCGGAAACAGTCCTTTTTTCCCTCAGAAGTATCCTGTCTGAGCTCCTCCAGTATGAATGTATTTCCTCCTGTGGGATTTCCTGTCTATTCAGATTCACTATCTAATTTTCCAGCCTCTCCTGTAGGAGAGGAGCTTGCCCTTTGCTCATTAAAACCTGAGCCTACGTCATTGTCACAGCTATGCTGTGAAGCACCGTCGTTCCCAGCACTTTATCCCCCAAACTTAGGCACATTTATGGCTGTATTTTTTCATAGTTACCCCATGTATGCTCAGCTGCCTCAGTATGCCTTTCTTCCTAGCCCTCAGTACATTTATCCCCCTTCTTCGTATCCAAGCACAACGCTACCTCTAGCTCCCCCTCCTTCTGCTCCATCACCAATAGCCCCAAACTCTGCGAATCAGCCCTTTCCAGCCTCTTCTGCCACATCAACTGAGGAACAGCAAGAGGGCCAGCATGACTGGGCCCTACAGCTGAGTAGCTCAAGAGGCAGCTCCCCACTTCAGCTGAATTTGCTTCAAGAAGAGCTGCCAAAACCTGTGGAGCCTTCCATCATTACTGATGTTAAAGCACAAGCAGAAGCTAAATGT gACAATGATCCAGAAGGTAGTGGTAACAGTGCTAGTAGCTATTGTGCTTCTAGTGAATTTACTGACCACCAACTACATGAGGACTCCCAGTTGGGCACACGTTCAGCAGCATCAGGCAGTGGATCAGCTTTATTTAGTTCTTTAGATTTTCACTCCAATGAAACTTCTGGTTATGGCACAG CAGGTAGTGGGAAAAGCAGCAAGTATTTTGCCAGTAATGATTCTTCTGAAACTttcaaagaagagaagaatcaggaagcaaaagaaaaagagacaccTCATAAATCCAAATGTGAGTCAGCCTGGGTGATGATGGATCACACACCGGAGCAAGTTCTAATGACATACCAAATGCCCAACAG AATTAAAGAGGAAGTTTTAAAGGAGGATCTGGCAAAGCTGATAGTCATGCAAAAGCAGCAACCTTGGTTTACAGATGAGCAAAAGGAGGAGCTCGCAGAGGTGCATGCGTGGATCCACACCCAGTCTGTCCCACTACAAATCAACACTCAA GGCTGTGTTACATGCAACAACAGGGAAGCAAGTTGTGAGGCTGCAGTGGCTGATGACAATAcggaaaacaagggaaaatcAATTCCACTGTTGCAACACTGA
- the PER3 gene encoding period circadian protein homolog 3 isoform X6, whose product MSRRRSASLLRDGRERAPGQPLGAGRGPALGCRAGRWERAGAAFNAAGLGKQEGGRREDAELRCGTRLGASSGRKRCDGPKSSRSDFFGYESNGSSAGSFRRQSEVNNSDQLDWSQSHKDLMMMMIQEMKKCLPEDKRSSSKPSTISALNYALQCVQQVQANKEFFQALNDRRVFQTDMMTYSIEELVTVASEHTPKNNDTFVAVFSLLSGRIVHISKQAASILNCKKKVLDSSRFVELLAPQDVSVFYTHTDQSHLPLWNVENQTASLYEYAQVKSFFCRIRGGKDQEQETHCYPFRITPYLVHVCTSVHIDAESCCLALAEKIHSGYEAPRIPMEKRIFTTTHTPGCVFLEIDDRAVPLLGYLPQDLIGTSMLMYLHPEDRPLMIAVHRKILKFAGQSPFEHLPIRFCTQNGDYVILDTSWSSFVNPWSRKVVFIIGRHKVRTSPLNEDVFAARNKETSSVEKEIRELQGQIYKLLLQPVHSSISSGYDSLGSSGSYEHYISIASSSDSNGNCAEETQEPITLQQVCADVNRIKNLGQQLYIASRSKPQNGNEQAMSSEMLGGKRHNASCFLQTVRSDSTEEPGNVLHDDSKKTPLVPSYQQINCVDSIIRYLESCSIPVLKRKCKSSTNTSSSSSDDEKKAPQSQQEFKALEDTAVLSSVNSQTPVSADWEEMLKKQTTAGVVGTPLADLTLSNKSPSVVSATSQCSYSSTIVHVPHPQSEVTTMEDTTDGNERMELRPVNALSLMVPEELKPVGLTKETLSAHTQKEEQNYVDKFRQRLLLSPFRTYLQQGSRSNSGHSCGQGQ is encoded by the exons ATGTCCCGGCGCCGGAGCGCTTCCCTGCTCCGCGATGGACGGGAGCGAGCCCCAGGGCAGCCGCTCGGAGCGGGGCGCGGGCCGGCCCTCGGCTGCCGCGCCGGGCGCTGGGAGCGGGCGGGGGCGGCGTTTAACGCAGCTGGCTTGGGGAAGCAGGAGGGAGGGCGGCGGGAAGATGCGGAGTTACGTTGCGGTACACGCCTGGGAGCCAGCTCCGGTAGGAAGCGGTGCGATGGACCGAAATCCAGCAGAAGCGATTTCTTCGGCTACGAGTCGAACGGCAGTTCAGCTGGAAGTTTCAGGAGGCAGAGCGAAGTTAACAACAG TGATCAGTTGGATTGGAGCCAGTCTCACAAAGACCTCATGATGATGATGAtccaagaaatgaaaaagtgttTGCCTGAAGATAAAAGGAGTTCCAGCAAGCCCAGTACCATCAGTGCTCTCAATTATGCTTTGCAGTGTGTCCAACAGGTCCAAG caAACAAAGAGTTTTTCCAGGCCTTGAATGATCGAAGAGTGTTTCAGACAGATATGATGACATACAGCATAGAAGAGTTGGTGACAGTTGCATCAGAACACACTCCAAAAAACAAT GATACCTTTGTGGCTGTGTTTTCCCTGCTTTCTGGGCGCATAGTGCATATTTCCAAGCAGGCAGCATCTATTCTAAACTGTAAGAAGAAAGTGTTGGACTCTTCCCGGTTCGTAGAGCTGCTCGCCCCTCAGGATGTGAGTGTGTTCTACACACATACTGATCAGTCCCACCTGCCGCTTTGGAATGTGGAAAATCAAACAG CCTCTCTGTATGAATATGCCCAGGTGAAATCCTTTTTCTGCAGGATCAG gGGTGGTAAAGATCAAGAACAAGAAACGCATTGTTACCCATTCCGAATCACCCCGTACTTGGTCCACGTGTGTACTTCTGTCCACATAGATGCAGAATCCTGCTGCTTAGCTTTGGCTGAGAAAATCCACTCTGGATATGAAG CTCCTCGAATTCCTATGGAGAAAAGAATCTTCACCACCACTCACACTCCAGGATGTGTTTTTCTTGAGATAGATGATAG AGCAGTGCCTTTGTTGGGTTACTTACCTCAAGATTTAATTGGAACATCCATGCTGATGTATTTGCACCCAGAAGATCGTCCTTTGATGATTGCTGTTCACCGTAAAA TCTTGAAGTTTGCTGGCCAGTCCCCTTTTGAACACTTACCCATTAGATTTTGTACTCAAAATGGGGATTATGTCATACTGGATACCAGCTGGTCCAGTTTTGTGAATCCATGGAGCAGAAAAGTGGTGTTCATCATTGGCCGACACAAAGTCCGAAC AAGCCCTCTGAATGAAGATGTCTTTGCTgcaagaaataaagaaacaagcaGTGTTGAGAAAGAGATAAGAGAATTGCAAGGACAAATTTACAAGCTGCTTCTGCAG CCAGTTCATAGCAGCATTTCCAGTGGTTATGATAGCCTTGGTAGCAGTGGCTCTTATGAACACTATATCAGCATAGCATCTTCAAGTGACTCCAATGGGAACTGTGCAGAGGAAACACAAGAACCA ATAACTTTGCAACAAGTATGTGCAGATGTCAACCGAATAAAGAATCTGGGGCAGCAGCTGTATATTGCATCAAGGAGCAAGCCGCAGAATGGAAATGAACAGGCTATGAGTTCAGAAATGCTAGGAG gGAAGAGGCACAAtgcttcctgttttcttcagacagTGAGAAGTGATAGCACAGAAGAACCAGGCAATGTACTTCATGATGATTCAAAGAAGACTCCACTTGTTCCTTCCTATCAGCAGATCAATTGTGTTGATAGTATCATCAG ATACCTAGAGAGCTGCAGTATTCCAGTattgaaaaggaaatgtaaatcTTCTACAAatacatcatcatcatcttcagaTGACGAGAAGAAAGCCCCGCAAAGTCAGCAGGAATTCAAGGCATTGGAAG ATACTGCTGTCCTTTCATCAGTTAATTCCCAAACTCCAGTATCTGCTGATTGGGAAGAGATGCTGAAAAAGCAGACAACTGCAGGCGTTGTGGGAACTCCTCTGGCAGACCTGACCCTGTCCAACAAGTCTCCAAGTGTGGTATCTGCCACCAGCCAGTGCAGTTACAGCAGCACTATAGTGCATGTCCCGCACCCTCAATCAG AAGTGACTACAATGGAGGATACTACTGATGGAAATGAACGAATGGAACTGCGTCCTGTGAATGCTCTGAGTCTCATGGTGCCTGAGGAGTTAAAGCCTGTTGGGCTAACAAAAGAGACTTTGTCGGCCCACACTCAAAAGGAGGAGCAGAACTACGTGGACAAGTTCCGCCAGAGGCTCTTGCTCTCTCCATTTAGGACTTACCTTCAACAGGGTAGCAGAAGTAACAGTGGACATTCCTGTGGCCAAG gACAATGA
- the PER3 gene encoding period circadian protein homolog 3 isoform X7 yields MSRRRSASLLRDGRERAPGQPLGAGRGPALGCRAGRWERAGAAFNAAGLGKQEGGRREDAELRCGTRLGASSGRKRCDGPKSSRSDFFGYESNGSSAGSFRRQSEVNNSDQLDWSQSHKDLMMMMIQEMKKCLPEDKRSSSKPSTISALNYALQCVQQVQANKEFFQALNDRRVFQTDMMTYSIEELVTVASEHTPKNNDTFVAVFSLLSGRIVHISKQAASILNCKKKVLDSSRFVELLAPQDVSVFYTHTDQSHLPLWNVENQTASLYEYAQVKSFFCRIRGGKDQEQETHCYPFRITPYLVHVCTSVHIDAESCCLALAEKIHSGYEAPRIPMEKRIFTTTHTPGCVFLEIDDRAVPLLGYLPQDLIGTSMLMYLHPEDRPLMIAVHRKILKFAGQSPFEHLPIRFCTQNGDYVILDTSWSSFVNPWSRKVVFIIGRHKVRTSPLNEDVFAARNKETSSVEKEIRELQGQIYKLLLQPVHSSISSGYDSLGSSGSYEHYISIASSSDSNGNCAEETQEPITLQQVCADVNRIKNLGQQLYIASRSKPQNGNEQAMSSEMLGGKRHNASCFLQTVRSDSTEEPGNVLHDDSKKTPLVPSYQQINCVDSIIRYLESCSIPVLKRKCKSSTNTSSSSSDDEKKAPQSQQEFKALEVSADWEEMLKKQTTAGVVGTPLADLTLSNKSPSVVSATSQCSYSSTIVHVPHPQSEVTTMEDTTDGNERMELRPVNALSLMVPEELKPVGLTKETLSAHTQKEEQNYVDKFRQRLLLSPFRTYLQQGSRSNSGHSCGQGDSPSKERSTASCKKGKHGKFKCQKPQRQSLDSHSCSKNRNSLPREKRTIRKQSFFPSEVSCLSSSSMNVFPPVGFPVYSDSLSNFPASPVGEELALCSLKPEPTSLSQLCCEAPSFPALYPPNLGTFMAVFFHSYPMYAQLPQYAFLPSPQYIYPPSSYPSTTLPLAPPPSAPSPIAPNSANQPFPASSATSTEEQQEGQHDWALQLSSSRGSSPLQLNLLQEELPKPVEPSIITDVKAQAEAKCDNDPEGSGNSASSYCASSEFTDHQLHEDSQLGTRSAASGSGSALFSSLDFHSNETSGYGTAGSGKSSKYFASNDSSETFKEEKNQEAKEKETPHKSKCESAWVMMDHTPEQVLMTYQMPNRIKEEVLKEDLAKLIVMQKQQPWFTDEQKEELAEVHAWIHTQSVPLQINTQGCVTCNNREASCEAAVADDNTENKGKSIPLLQH; encoded by the exons ATGTCCCGGCGCCGGAGCGCTTCCCTGCTCCGCGATGGACGGGAGCGAGCCCCAGGGCAGCCGCTCGGAGCGGGGCGCGGGCCGGCCCTCGGCTGCCGCGCCGGGCGCTGGGAGCGGGCGGGGGCGGCGTTTAACGCAGCTGGCTTGGGGAAGCAGGAGGGAGGGCGGCGGGAAGATGCGGAGTTACGTTGCGGTACACGCCTGGGAGCCAGCTCCGGTAGGAAGCGGTGCGATGGACCGAAATCCAGCAGAAGCGATTTCTTCGGCTACGAGTCGAACGGCAGTTCAGCTGGAAGTTTCAGGAGGCAGAGCGAAGTTAACAACAG TGATCAGTTGGATTGGAGCCAGTCTCACAAAGACCTCATGATGATGATGAtccaagaaatgaaaaagtgttTGCCTGAAGATAAAAGGAGTTCCAGCAAGCCCAGTACCATCAGTGCTCTCAATTATGCTTTGCAGTGTGTCCAACAGGTCCAAG caAACAAAGAGTTTTTCCAGGCCTTGAATGATCGAAGAGTGTTTCAGACAGATATGATGACATACAGCATAGAAGAGTTGGTGACAGTTGCATCAGAACACACTCCAAAAAACAAT GATACCTTTGTGGCTGTGTTTTCCCTGCTTTCTGGGCGCATAGTGCATATTTCCAAGCAGGCAGCATCTATTCTAAACTGTAAGAAGAAAGTGTTGGACTCTTCCCGGTTCGTAGAGCTGCTCGCCCCTCAGGATGTGAGTGTGTTCTACACACATACTGATCAGTCCCACCTGCCGCTTTGGAATGTGGAAAATCAAACAG CCTCTCTGTATGAATATGCCCAGGTGAAATCCTTTTTCTGCAGGATCAG gGGTGGTAAAGATCAAGAACAAGAAACGCATTGTTACCCATTCCGAATCACCCCGTACTTGGTCCACGTGTGTACTTCTGTCCACATAGATGCAGAATCCTGCTGCTTAGCTTTGGCTGAGAAAATCCACTCTGGATATGAAG CTCCTCGAATTCCTATGGAGAAAAGAATCTTCACCACCACTCACACTCCAGGATGTGTTTTTCTTGAGATAGATGATAG AGCAGTGCCTTTGTTGGGTTACTTACCTCAAGATTTAATTGGAACATCCATGCTGATGTATTTGCACCCAGAAGATCGTCCTTTGATGATTGCTGTTCACCGTAAAA TCTTGAAGTTTGCTGGCCAGTCCCCTTTTGAACACTTACCCATTAGATTTTGTACTCAAAATGGGGATTATGTCATACTGGATACCAGCTGGTCCAGTTTTGTGAATCCATGGAGCAGAAAAGTGGTGTTCATCATTGGCCGACACAAAGTCCGAAC AAGCCCTCTGAATGAAGATGTCTTTGCTgcaagaaataaagaaacaagcaGTGTTGAGAAAGAGATAAGAGAATTGCAAGGACAAATTTACAAGCTGCTTCTGCAG CCAGTTCATAGCAGCATTTCCAGTGGTTATGATAGCCTTGGTAGCAGTGGCTCTTATGAACACTATATCAGCATAGCATCTTCAAGTGACTCCAATGGGAACTGTGCAGAGGAAACACAAGAACCA ATAACTTTGCAACAAGTATGTGCAGATGTCAACCGAATAAAGAATCTGGGGCAGCAGCTGTATATTGCATCAAGGAGCAAGCCGCAGAATGGAAATGAACAGGCTATGAGTTCAGAAATGCTAGGAG gGAAGAGGCACAAtgcttcctgttttcttcagacagTGAGAAGTGATAGCACAGAAGAACCAGGCAATGTACTTCATGATGATTCAAAGAAGACTCCACTTGTTCCTTCCTATCAGCAGATCAATTGTGTTGATAGTATCATCAG ATACCTAGAGAGCTGCAGTATTCCAGTattgaaaaggaaatgtaaatcTTCTACAAatacatcatcatcatcttcagaTGACGAGAAGAAAGCCCCGCAAAGTCAGCAGGAATTCAAGGCATTGGAAG TATCTGCTGATTGGGAAGAGATGCTGAAAAAGCAGACAACTGCAGGCGTTGTGGGAACTCCTCTGGCAGACCTGACCCTGTCCAACAAGTCTCCAAGTGTGGTATCTGCCACCAGCCAGTGCAGTTACAGCAGCACTATAGTGCATGTCCCGCACCCTCAATCAG AAGTGACTACAATGGAGGATACTACTGATGGAAATGAACGAATGGAACTGCGTCCTGTGAATGCTCTGAGTCTCATGGTGCCTGAGGAGTTAAAGCCTGTTGGGCTAACAAAAGAGACTTTGTCGGCCCACACTCAAAAGGAGGAGCAGAACTACGTGGACAAGTTCCGCCAGAGGCTCTTGCTCTCTCCATTTAGGACTTACCTTCAACAGGGTAGCAGAAGTAACAGTGGACATTCCTGTGGCCAAG GAGATTCCCCTTCAAAGGAGAGGAGTACAGCTAGCTGCAAAAAAGGCAAACATGGAAAATTCAAGTGCCAGAAACCTCAGAGACAGTCCTTAGATAGCCACTCTTgtagtaaaaatagaaatagtcTTCCACGTGAGAAGAGAACAATTCGGAAACAGTCCTTTTTTCCCTCAGAAGTATCCTGTCTGAGCTCCTCCAGTATGAATGTATTTCCTCCTGTGGGATTTCCTGTCTATTCAGATTCACTATCTAATTTTCCAGCCTCTCCTGTAGGAGAGGAGCTTGCCCTTTGCTCATTAAAACCTGAGCCTACGTCATTGTCACAGCTATGCTGTGAAGCACCGTCGTTCCCAGCACTTTATCCCCCAAACTTAGGCACATTTATGGCTGTATTTTTTCATAGTTACCCCATGTATGCTCAGCTGCCTCAGTATGCCTTTCTTCCTAGCCCTCAGTACATTTATCCCCCTTCTTCGTATCCAAGCACAACGCTACCTCTAGCTCCCCCTCCTTCTGCTCCATCACCAATAGCCCCAAACTCTGCGAATCAGCCCTTTCCAGCCTCTTCTGCCACATCAACTGAGGAACAGCAAGAGGGCCAGCATGACTGGGCCCTACAGCTGAGTAGCTCAAGAGGCAGCTCCCCACTTCAGCTGAATTTGCTTCAAGAAGAGCTGCCAAAACCTGTGGAGCCTTCCATCATTACTGATGTTAAAGCACAAGCAGAAGCTAAATGT gACAATGATCCAGAAGGTAGTGGTAACAGTGCTAGTAGCTATTGTGCTTCTAGTGAATTTACTGACCACCAACTACATGAGGACTCCCAGTTGGGCACACGTTCAGCAGCATCAGGCAGTGGATCAGCTTTATTTAGTTCTTTAGATTTTCACTCCAATGAAACTTCTGGTTATGGCACAG CAGGTAGTGGGAAAAGCAGCAAGTATTTTGCCAGTAATGATTCTTCTGAAACTttcaaagaagagaagaatcaggaagcaaaagaaaaagagacaccTCATAAATCCAAATGTGAGTCAGCCTGGGTGATGATGGATCACACACCGGAGCAAGTTCTAATGACATACCAAATGCCCAACAG AATTAAAGAGGAAGTTTTAAAGGAGGATCTGGCAAAGCTGATAGTCATGCAAAAGCAGCAACCTTGGTTTACAGATGAGCAAAAGGAGGAGCTCGCAGAGGTGCATGCGTGGATCCACACCCAGTCTGTCCCACTACAAATCAACACTCAA GGCTGTGTTACATGCAACAACAGGGAAGCAAGTTGTGAGGCTGCAGTGGCTGATGACAATAcggaaaacaagggaaaatcAATTCCACTGTTGCAACACTGA